In Mytilus galloprovincialis chromosome 1, xbMytGall1.hap1.1, whole genome shotgun sequence, the following are encoded in one genomic region:
- the LOC143051055 gene encoding macrophage-expressed gene 1 protein-like — translation MESHSLALIAIVCVSVVAGVRKSQEECLKTLPDTKQIFEVLPGVGWDNLQNTEQYRVLDISYNECQTTADRKFLIPDGFTVEPVKTSEISIFADTFSTHNSFTSATAASVNKQFCASDSTLFEKSQISGSYSNDAQFSVNKQLETNSTLVRVTASFPRYRITIKEDAPLDPVFRRRLQKIAAMLDTKQDQMATFESELLTRDYGTHVLSEVLVGGLLVKNDYIIKSSESTTVSASDRSSMNFQAGQSFNNFFFKKGAEGRSFTQNNSKSTTDTEKYMNSLQYSKVTTYGGPVFNMGQFSMENWEQGLESNLVAIDRSGKSLFDFINPYTLPEMSPTTVFKLENLALLSSSGYYKHNCVYGCTDPKAINFNSKANIDDGTCGLKSDSFSFGGFFQTCEEGDGHLCDHFSFVNPRTNQYSCPAGYRTVRLWKARKSYGALCRDMKVKSLSCSFLNHKNINEYTEIEYSVYWCSPNVPQGKPPQSAGFLFGGMWNPSYQKNPVTGGNYCPCGFSEVTLGVDLNLCYGNDVSDNRLKAVTFGGLFSSMSGNPLAGPSSKNISDKTNQFAEKCPKTFSKYLATVDENIDIYYCSVHRKDNVFETREAIRPPFMKRPLIKPYDLTSAMVKMTDMESATIKLVSLKGSDSKLTAFEKADLKYQQLSNEVPDNQNNGGSNGQSSTTIIVVSTVAVGAVMLAAIVLTIYIKKRRGQNEEYTRLANNLPNN, via the coding sequence atgGAAAGTCATAGCTTAGCTTTGATTGCCATTGTTTGTGTATCCGTAGTAGCTGGTGTCAGAAAGAGCCAAGAGGAATGTTTGAAAACACTTCCTGACACCAAGCAAATTTTTGAAGTTCTTCCAGGAGTTGGCTGGGACAATTTACAGAACACTGAGCAATATCGAGTACTTGATATTTCTTATAATGAATGTCAAACAACTGCAGACCGGAAATTTCTGATTCCAGATGGATTTACTGTTGAGCCAGTCAAAACTAGCGAAATCAGTATTTTTGCAGATACTTTCAGTACCCACAATTCATTTACCAGTGCAACGGCAGCATCTGTCAACAAGCAATTTTGCGCCAGTGATTCAACTCTGTTCGAAAAATCTCAGATAAGTGGTTCATATTCTAATGACGCTCAGTTTTCAGTAAATAAGCAACTTGAAACAAACTCAACACTTGTACGTGTTACTGCTAGTTTCCCACGTTACCGAATTACAATAAAAGAGGACGCTCCTCTTGACCCTGTTTTTCGTAGACGGTTACAGAAAATAGCAGCCATGTTGGACACTAAGCAGGATCAAATGGCAACCTTCGAATCAGAACTATTGACTCGCGACTACGGGACACATGTTTTGTCTGAAGTATTGGTAGGTGGATTACTAGTGAAAAATGATTATATTATAAAATCGAGCGAATCTACCACCGTGTCTGCTTCTGATAGAAGTAGCATGAACTTTCAAGCAGGACAATCTTTCAATAACTTCTTTTTTAAGAAGGGAGCAGAAGGTAGAAGTTTTacacaaaacaattcaaaatctACAACAGACACTGAAAAGTACATGAACAGTTTACAATACTCCAAGGTTACCACATATGGAGGACCTGTATTTAATATGGGACAATTTAGTATGGAAAACTGGGAACAGGGGCTAGAATCTAATTTGGTTGCTATAGATAGGAGTGGAAAATCTCTCTTTGATTTTATCAACCCATACACGCTCCCAGAAATGTCACCGACAACAGTATTTAAATTAGAGAATCTCGCATTGTTGTCGTCATCTGGTTATTATAAACACAACTGCGTGTATGGCTGTACCGATCCAAAGGCAATTAACTTCAATAGCAAAGCAAATATAGATGACGGAACCTGTGGATTGAAAAGCGATTCCTTCTCATTTGGGGGATTTTTTCAAACCTGTGAAGAGGGCGACGGTCACTTGTGTGATCATTTCAGCTTTGTAAATCCACGCACAAACCAATATTCTTGTCCTGCCGGTTATAGGACAGTTCGTCTTTGGAAAGCGAGAAAATCTTATGGTGCGCTTTGCCGTGACATGAAAGTTAAAAGTTTGTCTTGTTCGTTTTTGAACCATAAAAATATCAACGAATATACAGAGATTGAATATTCCGTATACTGGTGTTCTCCAAACGTTCCACAAGGAAAACCACCACAGTCTGCAGGATTTCTGTTCGGAGGAATGTGGAACCCGTCCTACCAAAAAAATCCAGTAACTGGTGGAAATTATTGTCCATGTGGATTTTCTGAAGTTACCTTGGGAGTAGATCTTAACCTGTGCTATGGTAATGATGTATCAGACAACAGACTAAAGGCCGTTACATTTGGTGGCCTTTTCAGTTCCATGTCCGGAAATCCTCTTGCTGGACCTAGTTCTAAAAATATCTCCGATAAAACAAATCAGTTCGCAGAAAAATGTCCAAAGACATTTTCGAAATATCTAGCAACAGTTGATGAAAATATTGACATTTATTACTGCAGCGTTCATCGAAAAGATAATGTCTTTGAGACTAGAGAAGCTATTCGCCCACCTTTCATGAAGAGGCCTCTGATCAAACCTTACGATTTAACAAGTGCCATGGTGAAAATGACCGATATGGAATCAGCAACAATCAAATTGGTATCGTTAAAAGGTTCAGACTCAAAACTTACGGCGTTTGAAAAGGCTGATCTTAAATACCAACAATTAAGCAACGAGGTACCTGATAACCAGAATAACGGTGGATCGAACGGACAGAGTAGCACGACAATCATTGTCGTGTCAACGGTTGCAGTAGGAGCAGTGATGCTTGCCGCAATTGTACTGACCATCTACATAAAGAAAAGGAGAGGACAAAACGAAGAATACACTCGGTTGGCAAATAATTTACCAAACAACTAA